The genomic segment AGCGGACTTGCTTCCAGAGACCGGGCTCCCAGGCGCACTCGGGCGGCACGTTCCGATGGCACCCGCACACCCAGATGAAGTCGTTCCGGTCCGCGTCCCAGTGCCAGTAGCCGGGAACCCACCGGATGCCCGTGCCTTCGAGTTTGGCGTCCGGCGGGATCTCGTCCACCGGCGGGGGCGGGGCCGTCGGGGCCGTTATGTCCCGACCGCGAATGTGCGCTCCGGGTTGGGCAAAGCCCTCGTGAACGGGGCCGCTTTCGACCACCGTGACGCGCGGCTTCCCCGCTCCGGGCACGTTTTCGGGCTTGGCGGGCGGACGCGGCAGCGGTACCGGGAGTGGGTCCTGGGCGCGAGCGGAAGTAACGACGGTGAGTACGGCGAAGAGGGCCGTAGCTTTTGTGAGATGGGAACGTGGCATGCGGTCACTCCCGAGGCAAAGTGGGGAGCCTGCTCTGCCTCCTTGACCCGCTTTTCCCGCAGCCCAGCCGATACGCGGATCGAGCTTCGGTCTAGTCGGCGAACCGGACCCCGACACCGTCTGCAATCTTCAGAATGCGCTCGCGGGCAAGACTTGCGGCGGAATCGGGATTTTCGTGACAGGTGTAAAGTTCGATCGTCACCCAACCGTCATAACCGACATCTTTGAGGGCCGTGAGGGCCGCCCCGAAGTCGATCACGCCCTCGCCGGGGATCATGTGGTGGTGAACGCGGGTCGCCGCGATGTCCTCGAGGTGGACGTGCCGGATCAGCTTCGCCAAGCGACGGATCGTGTCGGCCGGGTCGTCCTTCACGCAGTACGAGTGCCCGATGTCGAAGTTCAGGCCCAGGTACGGTGAGGAAATCTTCGAGGCGAACTCCAGATACTGGTCGGCGGTTTCGATGAGGAGATCCGGCTCCGGCTCCACGAGCAAGAGCACCTGTTCTTTTTCCGCGTGTTCGACCACCGGCTTGAGCATCTCAACGAACAGCTTCAGGCACTCGGCCCACGGGCGCCCCTCGAGCGGCCCGCCGGGTTCGGTGGTGATGCACTTCGCACCCAACTCCCGGGCCAGTGAGAGCGCGCGCTTGGTGTGATCGATGCGGATGCGGCGGTAGTGAACGTCGGGCTCGATCCACGACGGGTGCCAGTACTTTTGCCGCGGGTCGTTGACCGCGTGCATCATGAACGCGTTGACGTTCGAGATGGCGAGATGGTTCTTCGCCAGCGCGGCGCGGATCGCCTGTTTCTGCTCGGGGAGCAGGTACGCCGGCCACGCGTGCGGCACGTCCGCCATGATCTCGACGCCGCGGTACCCGATGCCCGCGAGCCGGGCCACGGTGTCCGGGAACGAATAGTTCAGGTACGCGTTGGTGGAGAAGGCCAGTTGCATTTTTCACTCATCAGAGGGAGCCCCTGGCGGCGCAGAAAAATGCCGACCAAGACTTTGTCTTGTTAGATCGGTATTTTTCTGCGCCGCCAGGGGCTCGTTTTTATCACCGTTTAGCCAGATACTCTTCCAGCATAAGGAACTGCTTTCCGAAGTCGTGTTCGGTCGCGCCCACGGGGCTCTTGAAGAAACTGGCGAGGTGCGACATGACCCCGCTCTCGCCGCGGCGCTGGGCCAGCGCCGCGAGCCGGACGAGGTCGATCACCAGCGGGGCCGCGAGCAGGGAGTCGCACCCCTGCCAGGTGAACTGGAGCATCATCTTCGCGCCCAGGAAGCCCTCGAAGTGGATGTGGTCCCACGCGGTCTTCCAGTCGTCCAGGGACTCGATGAACTCGATGCTCACGAGCGTCTGCGGCTTGTAGCCGAGCAGCTCCGCGAGCAGCGCGTCCTTGCTCTTGACCTTGCTGGCCTTGTTGTCCGGGTCGTTCAGCACCTGTCCGTCGCGGTTGCCGAGGATGTTGTGCCCGACCCAGCTCAGCACGCGCAGGTTGCGCCGGGCGAAGAGCGGGGCGAGCACGGATTTGACCAGCGTTTCGCCGGTCTTCAGATCCTGTCCGGCGTGGGGCACGCCCCGCTTGCGGGCGAGGTCCTCCAGGGCCGGGAGCGTCGCGCCGCGGCTCGGCGTCATGTTCACATAGGGGAAGCCGGCGTCGAGGGCGGCGAACGCGTACACGCTACTCGTCGGCAGCGCCGCCGGGGCGGGCCGCTCGAGAGCGGGCAGGAGCCGTTCGAGCGACTGCTGATCGTCCCCGACCTCGAACGGCGGTTCCGTCGAGGCCGCGTTGACCACGACGAGGTGATCGAGCTTGTGAGCGGTCTTGAACGCTTTCAGGTCGGCTTGAATCGCATCAACGGCCTCGCGGGGGGTGCGGGCCTGGCGCACGTCCGTGCGATCCGCCAGTGCCGTGATCGCCGCGTTCGGCTTGTAGACCACACCCGGCCGAATGTTGGCCGACCACGTTTCGAGATCGCCCGCACAGGCGGTGAGGGTCCGCTCGTCGAACACGTTCGACCGGTCGTGCAGTTCGCGGGCGGCGGTGAGGAAGTTCCCTTTACGGATGTCGTGTCCGCCGAGAACGAACCCGGCCGGTTCGTCGAAGTCGTGGCCGGCGAACTGGGGCAGGGCGGTGACCATTCCGGTGGGCGGCGTGAGCCCGCGGGCCAGTGCGGCCAGGCCGAGGGCGGTCGTGCTGGCGACGCCCCCGCACGCTCCGATGATCCACAAGCCGACGCGGCGCTGGGCCATGACCACGGTGTCCGTCATGAGAGGAATGCAGGCAGGCGGGTTATGCTTGTTGTACCCGAATTATCGGGCGGCGTCTGCCGCACGGCTCAGAACGCGGTGCGGCTTCCAGGAAATACGGTGGGTTTGTGCAGCCCTTACGGGTGGGCATCAAATGAGCCCCGCTGCGCCTTCCGTGACCACACCGGAGGAGCACACGAGCACGTCGTTCGCTCGCGCGGGTCTGGCAGTGGCAACAACCGTTAGTGCGACTGTAAAACCGCCCGAACCAGCGGTTCGGGAACGTCGTCGAACAGCTTCACTTCGCCCAATCGTGTCGGCAGGATGAACCGCATCTGTCCGCCCACGGCTTTCTTGTCGCGCCGCATTACGGAGATCAGTTCCTCGGTCGGGTAGCTGTGCCCCGGCGCGGTCGGGAGGCCCAGCGCAACGAGCAGGTCGGTCTGCCGGGAAACGAAGTCCGCACCGACGAGTCCCAATCGCTCGGCCAGTGTGGCGGCACACGTCATGCCGATCGCAACGGCTTCACCGTGGAGCAGGGTTCCATAGCCCGCGAGCGTTTCGAAACCGTGCGCGAAGGTGTGTCCGTAGTTCAGCACGGCGCGCAGGCCGGTGGTCTCGTACTCGTCTTTCTCGACCACATCGGCCTTCAACCGGCAGCACCGCCCGACGACGTGGAGCAACACCTCCGGTTGGCGCTCGCGAACGGCACGGGTGTTGGCTTCGAGATAGCTGAAAAAGTCCGAGTCGAGGATCACGCCGTACTTTACGACTTCCGCGAGGCCACTGAGGTACTCCCGTTCGGGAAGCGTGGTCAGGAGCGCCAGATCGATCCACACGCCGGCGGGCTGGTGGAACGCGCCGATCAGGTTCTTTCCCTTCGGGTGGTTGATGCCGGTCTTGCCGCCGACGGACGAATCGACCATCGCCAGGAGCGAAGTGGGCACCATCACGAGCGGCAGCCCGCGGTTGTAGGTCGCCGCTGCAAAACCCGCGAGGTCACCGATCACGCCGCCGCCGACCGCGACCACGCACGTCTGCCGGTCGGCCGCGAGGCCGTACAGGGCGTCGTAGAGTGCGGAGAGCTGCTCCAGGCATTTCGAGGGCTCTCCAGCGGGGACGGGTGCGAAGGCGGTCCGAAATCCGCTCGCGATGAGAGCCGTTTCGAGCACACGGCCGTGAAGTTGCGTGTTCGAGTCGCCAACAACAAGTGCCGTGGTGGTCTTCGGGAGCCCGGCGCGAACGAACGCGCCGACACTCTTCGAGTCACCGGAGGTGAGGGCGATGTCGTAGGACCGCGAACCGAGGTTGACGCGAACGGAGTTCATCTGGGTAAGGTAGGGGCGAATTGTTGAGTGGCACCGGGCACCGGCCCGGTGTAGCCTTCAAGGCCCGAACACGAGGCTGGGAGGCCGTGTCCGCCGATGTCTGTTGCTCCGCCCGACGCCGATGACGCGCTCCCGCCGCCCGAGCCCGCGTGGCGCGAATTTGCCCGCGCGCCGCTGGTGCCGTTTGCGCTCGCCGCATCGGTCGGGTTGCTTGCCGATCGCTCTATCGGTGTGCCGCTGGCGGCCGGGCTCATCACGGCCGTTGTCGCGCTCGTCGGCTGGCTCTCGACTCGCGCCACGGTGCCGCAAGCCGGTTCCGTCTGGCTACTGGTCTGCACAAGTGCAGTTGGCGCGGTTCATCACCACACGCACCGTCACACGTTTGGCGACGACGACATCGGGCGCTTCACAAAGGACCCCCCCACCGCAATCCGCGTGCGCGGCACGCTCGCCGAGGAGCCGGACCGGTTCCGCCCCCCGCGCCATGATCCGCTGCTAACGGTCCAGCGGACCGCGACGAGTACCGGGGTGCTGGAGGTGTTTGCCGTGGACGGCGTGGGCAGCTGGCAACCGGCGTCCGGTCGGGTGCGCCTTGCGGTGGAGGGGCGGCTCGACGGTCTGCACTGTGGTGACGTGGTCGAAGTGAGTGGCCGGCTCACACGCCCCGACGGTCCGCACAACCCCGGCGAATGGGACTACCGCTCGCACCTGCTCGACCGCCGCATCACGGCCGATTTGCGCGTGAAGCGCTCGGCCGATCCCGTGGTGCGACTCGAAGAAGGTTGGCGTGCGTCACTGTTCGGCTGGCTGGCCGTGGTTCGTGGTTGGGGCACACGGGCACTGGAACGCGAGGTGCCCGACGAGGCCGGGCTGGCGACGGCACTGCTCCTGGGCGACAGCACGGCTCTGGACCGCGAGGAGTGGGACGCTTACGTTCGCACCGGGGTGATTCACGTCCTGGCGATCTCGGGTCAGCACCTGGTCGTACTCGGGTGGTTTCTGTGGCTCGTGTTTCAACTGTGCGGCGTGCGGCGCCGGCACGCGGCGTGGGCAGTGGCGCTCTTCCTGCTCGGGTACGCACTGATGAGCGGCGGGCGCGCCTCCGCGGTTCGGGCCGCGGTCATGGTGTGTGTGGTCTGCGGCGGGATCGTGTTGCGGCGGCCGGTCATACCGGCAAACGCCTTCGCGTTCGCGTGGCTGATCGTCCTCGGCGTGAGCCCGACTGATCCGTTCACCGCCGGTTGTCAGCTCTCGTTTCTGTCAGTGTTCGTGCTGATTTGGGGCTGTACGCGCTGGCTCGCGCCGCGCGAACTGACTCCCGTAGAGCAACTCATTGAAGAGTCCCGCGGGGTGCCCGAGAAGGTCTTGCGCGCCGGGCTGCGTACCGTGTGGGAAGCGTTCGCGATCAGCACGATCCTCACGGTCGTGAACGCGCCGCTGGTCCTCGCCGCGCAGAACGTGGCGTCGCCGGTGGCGGTGCTGATCGGCCCGCCACTCGTCATACTCACGTCAATCGCGCTCGTGGCCGGCTTCCTGGTGCTGATCGTCTCACCGTTGGGAGCTGCCGCGTGGCCGTTCGCGCGGATCACGGAATGGAGCCTTGCGGCGTGCGAATGGGTGGTCGGGCTGGGCGACCGCTTACCGTTCGGCCACCTCTACGCGGCGGCGCCGCCGATGTGGTGGCTCATCGGCTTCTACGCGCTCGTAGCGGGCGTGGTGCTCTTCAACGGTACTCGGTCCAGAAAGCTCCTTGCGGGGCTTTTGGTGTGGCTAGTTTTCGGTACTGTGGCCGGTCTGATACCGCGCAGTTCGGACGAAGCCCGCATCACGTTCCTCGCGGTCGGTCACGGCGGGTGCGTGGTGATCGAGGCGCCGGACGGTCGTGTCCTCTTATACGACGCCGGCACCACCGTTGGCCCCGACGCGGTGCGTCGGATCGTCGCACCGTTCCTGTGGCACCGGGGTATCGGTCGTATCGACGAAGTGTTTCTCTCGCACGCCGACCTCGACCACTTCAACGGCATACCGGAACTGCTGCGTCGGTTTCCGATCGCTCAAGTGACCCTGACACCGACGTTTTCCGACAAGGAGAGTCCCGGAGTCGAGGCGGTGATGGCGGCACTGGAGAAGCACGGCATTCGTACTCGTGTGGTGGTCGCGGGCGAGCGGTTCCGAGCCGGGGACGTGGCGTTCGAGGTTCTGCACCCGCCGCGGGCCGGGCCGAGTGGGACCGAGAACGTGCGGAGCCTGGTGCTCCTTGTGCGCCACGAGGGCCACACGGTCCTTCTCACGGGCGATCTTGAGGGGGAGGGGCAGGCGCTGGTCACGTCGAGGCCGATTGCGCCGGTGGACGTGATGCTGGCGCCGCACCACGGGGGGAAGAGCGCGAACGCGCCGCGGGGGGCACCGGAGAAGCCCGAGGCGGGTGTCGTGGCGGCGTGGGCGCGTCCCAAACTGGTGGTATCGAGCCAGCGGGCCGGCACCCCGACGGAACACTTGAGCGCGAGCTACGGCGCAGTTGGCGCGACCGTCTGGGACACACCAACGGTCGGAGCGGTGACGATCCGGAGTCACACGACCGGGGTGACTGCGGAAGCGTTCCGGGCCGGTGAGACTCGGGTTCTCACCCGCGGGAAGTGAACGCGCGGGGCTGATTTCGTTACTGCGCGTTCACACGGGTCAGCGCTCCTGGGGCGGCTTCATATCGGTCCAACGCATCGCCTGACGGCGCAGCACCGGCTGGGACCGATCGTAAACGGGCGCCCCAGGGTTGATGTGACCTTCGGGTGTGAACACCGTGTCCGCGCGGGCGACCGATGAGAGCAGCGCGAACGTGAGCGTTGTAGTGCCGTTGAAGAGCGCCTTGCGGCGGACTGTGAGCGAACGGATGACGTTGGTGTTTTTCTCAATGACCAGTTCGGCCCCGGCGATGCCGAGGAGGGGGGGCTCGCCCCGCCGCGTTGCGGTTACGGCATGGGCGTCCGCAGTCGGCGTGGGCGGTTCGGCCCACGTCAGGTCAAAATCGATGAGCACTTCGTTGAGCACGGGCGGGAGTTCGAGCGCGTGGATCTTGACTGCGTTCCGAAGGCCCGGCGGCAGCTCGGCTTCACTGAACGCAGCGGCCGCCTCCGGCGTCGGCGCGACCCACACGCGTCCGGTCCCGTCGCGGCCCCAGGCGCCCCGCCCGCCAAAGCCCGGCTCGACCACGAACTGGGCGCCGCGCGTGCAGAGCGTGCGTGTACCGCTATCGAGCGCGAGGAGCGGGAACAGTTCCCGCGCGGGCGCGGGCAGTTCGAGCGTCACACGGTAGCACCGTGTGTCGTTTCCGGCAGCCGAATCCCGGGCGGCCTGCACCACATCGGCGGGTGACGCGACCGCGTCCCGCGGTCCGGACGATACGAACAGGGCAACCAGCACCGTTGCCGCGAGCGCCGCCGCACCCGCGAGCGCCGCGACACGCGACCACGGCCGCCCGCGGCGCGGTCGCGCGGGGGCGTCCGCGGCCAATCGGGCCAGAACGCGGTCCGCCATGCTCCGCACGTTAGCTTTTCCCGCCTCGGCCTCGAGCTGCGCGCGAACGAGGGCATCGAGGCCCGGTTCGGGGTCCGGGAAGGCGTTGGGGGTGGTCATGCGGGTCTCACAATATGCCCGCGTACGTTGCGGGCCGTCGAGAGCCTCGGGGCCGCCGAGACGGGCGGTACCGGAACAACCCATTGGGGGCTCGTCGGTTACACATTTTCTTCCGGCACCTTGTCTCCGATTGCGGGTCGGAGGGCCTGTGCCAGCGCGTGCCGGCCGCGGTGAACGAGAACACCTGCGTTGGTCACCGATACCCCCAGCGCCTCAGCGATCTCGTCCTTCGACATCCCGAGCGCCCGCAGTTCCACCGCAGCGCGCTGCAACGGGGGCAGTGTTTGAAGCGCCTGGCGAACGGTTTCCTCAAGTTCTCGGTGCTGTGCGACGAGTTCCGGACGGAGTGCCGTGTGGTCGGCGATTTCGAGCGGCCCGTCGTCCGCACCGGTCGGTAAATCGAGGCTCAGGAGTGCCTTCTCGCGCGTGGCCTGATTGATACACAGGTTCGAGATGGCTTTGAAGAGGATTCTCACGCCGTCGCGTTCGAGGTCATAGTCGGCAGCTTTCCGCAAAAGCCGGTAGAGGCACTCCTGAACGGCGTCTTCTGCGCGAGACGGGTCGCGCACGAGCGACCGCGCGTAAGCGATCGCGCGGGGGCTCACCGCGACGATCCACGCTTCGTACCGCCGGCGCTGGTCGTCCGTCAGCATCGTGTGCGTTCCTGGTTCGCCCTCATCCTACTGAGGGCGTCCAGGTAACGCGCTGTTCTTGTGAGATACTAGATCACGCTGGCTGAATTGGCCTTCCATCACGACGGGAATTTCGTCACCCTCGCGGGGTATCCCAGATTGACACCCGAGCGGAGCCGGTCATGCCAGGGAAGGCAGCCAAGGTGGTCATCACCGAGCGGCAGCAAGAGATCCTCCAACGGTGGGTTCGGTCTCGCTCCTGCCCGCGGGGGTTGGCCCAGCGAGCCGAGATCATCTTGCTCGCCTTCGACCGCCTGCAGAACGGACCGATCGCCAACCACCTCGGGTGCGAGCGGCACGCCGTCGGGATTTGGCGACGACGTTGGGCGGCCGCCTTCGACACCCTGGTTCGCATCGAGTGCCTCGAAGGTCTCTCGACCCTGGAGAGGGCAATCGAAGATGTCCTGAGTGATAACCCCAGGTCCGGTTGTCCGGGGACTTTTGCTCCCGACCAGATCGCCCGGATCATCGCCGTCGCCTGTGAGCCGCCGGAGGATTCGGGCCGACCCGTGACGCACTGGACCCCGACCGCGTTGGCCGAGGAAGTGGTGGCACGCCGGATCGTCCCCGATCTCCGTCCGCCACGTCGGACGCCTTTTAAAAGTGCCGAACTCCAGCCCCATCGGAGTCGGTATTGGCTGAACGCGAACCCCAAGGATCCCGAGGCATTCGCCCAACAAGTCCGGGACGTGTGCGACTGCTACCAAGCTGCTCCAACGGGGTTGAAGAGCGGGGTTCACACGGTGTGCGTGGACGAGATGACGGGGGTCCAGGCGAAGGAGCGGATCGCCCCGACCAAGCCGATGCGGCCGGGTCAGGTCGAGAAAGTTGAGTTCGAGTACAAGCGGCATGGGACGCAGTGCTTGATCGGGAACTTCGAGGTCGCAACGGGTCAGGTGATCGCCCCGACGGTTCAGGCGACGCGGGGCGAGAAGGACTTCGCCACCCACATTGAGCGAACGGTGGCGACGGACCCGCAGGCGGGTTGGATCTTCGTGGCGGACAACCTGACGACGCACACCTCGGCGACGTTGGTGCTGTGGGTGGCGTCGCTGTGCGGGGTGGCGGCCGAGTCGCTGGGCCAGAAGGGGAAGAGCGGGGTGCTGAAGTCGGTCGCGACGCGGAAGGCGTTCCTGACGGACCCCCGTCATCGGGTGCGGTTCGTGTATGTGCCCAAGCACACGTCGTGGCTGAACCAAGTGGAGATCTGGTTCAGCGTGTTGGCGAGGCGTGTGGTGCGCCGTGGGAACTTCCGATCGGTGGCGGACCTGCGGGAGAAGATCCTGGCGTACATCGCGTACCACAACCGGACGCGAGCCAAGCCCTACAAGTGGACGTACACCGGCCGCCCGCTCAACGTGTGACACCAGGAAACCCTCTGCCTTGGTGGCAGCCGAATTCAGCCAACGTGATCTAGCACGAGCCCGGTTACGACGTGAAGAGTCCCACACGAGTCTTACCACTTACTCGGGTCGGTGCCCTGTGAGCGCCTGGGTCATCTTAACCATCGCATGACTGCAATCCTCTTATCGGGAGTGCCGATTCGACAGTGCCCGGACTGCCAAGTTTCAAATAGATTGAAAGTATTATAGAATGTAATAATGTTGCGCCGAACCATGTCGCAGCTTACCGAACGGAAGGAAGGAGCAACGGAGTAGCCCGCGGTGGTAACCAGAACGGCAGATATGAACTAGGGTTTCACAAAAATGTAGACAAGCGTGCGCTGGCGATAGCGGTTCTGAGTGAGTAGCCGCAAGACATGAACTGGCCACCCAACTCTTCAAAGTGCTTGAAATTTAGTGAATCAAGTCGTTTCAGCGGAGAGGGCGGGATTCGAACCCGCGGTGGGGTTTTACCCCCACGCCGCTTTAGCAAAGCGGTGCTTTCGACCACTCAGCCACCTCTCCAAAAACCTGGTGATTCCAGGCAGTCAGTCACTTTCGTTTGTTCTCTCCCGCGCCTCTGTCTCTTGGTACACAAAGAACCGAAGAAGATAACGGCTACCGGTCGGTCTGTTTCGCAGATGGAGTAGCCTTGTCTAAGACCGATTCTACCGCGCCGAGGTTCGCGGGCAAGTCGGGCGGGCCGAACAAAACATGTTCCGCTGGTCTTGATCTTCGCGCATAGGAACTCACTCCGGCTCCAAAGCCGTTACGGCGCACGGTAGCTCCGTTTTGGAGGTGCGATCTCGCCGCACGCAGTGAGGAACTCTATAGGGCGATCGTGCGAGTTCTGCCGCTTATTCGGAGCGAACGAAACGGCCCGATTTTGTGTAGTACGAGCGTGACGTGCCCGGAGTCGTTTGCCACCCATTCGGCCGCTCTGCGTCGTGTCTCCGGTGCGGTCCAGTCGCCGTTTCTTTACTTCCGCGAGCGCGTCGGCCGTTTTTCAAACGCTCAGAATCAGCTCGGGGAGAAAGTCGGTTGCTGGAGGAAAACGAGGCCAACGCCGACCGCTTCTTCGCGGTATAATCGATTAACCAATAGTAGTCTCTCACGTCCCCCCGTTCCGTTTGCCCGTGGAGTGCGGCCCATGTCGCAGGCGATTGTCGATCCCGCGGAAGTCCGGCGGTTCGCCACGAACCTCAAGCGGTTCAATGCGGACCTTCAGTCCGCGCTGGCCGGCCTGCACGGCCAGCTTACGGCTCTCGGTGACAGTTGGCGCGACCAGGAACACGACCGCTTCCGCCAAGAGTTCGAGGCCACCATGCTGGTACTGGAGCGCTTCCTGGAAGTGTCCGACGAACACATCCCGTTCCTGCTCCGCAAGGCCGAGCGGATCGAAGAGTACCTGTCCCAACGGTAGTTGCAGGGCGCCAAAAGCGAAAAAAGACTGTCGGCGTTACGACCCCACAACTTTCGGCTGTGCGACCATGTCTGCCGACGTCCGATCCATCGCCGCGGTCATCGACTGGCGGGCCGATCTGACCAACTACGCCGAGCTGCTCGCCGAGGCGACGACGGGCGTCGATCTGGAGATCCGCCGCGCCTACGACTGGCTGGAGGAGCAACTCGCACTGTGGCGACGGGCCATCCGCGAGTGCGACGAAGAGGTCGTTCGAGCCAAAGCGGAACTCGCGCAACGGAAGTTCGAAACGTGGGACGGGCGTGTACCGGACTGCACCGTGCAGGAGAAAAATCTCCGCCTCGCAAAAGCGCGACTCGAAAACGCACAAGAGAAAGTGGAGACGACGCGGCGGTGGATCGGTCGGCTGCCCAAAATGATCGACGAGGTGTTCACCGGTCCGTCGCGGCGCCTCAAATCGATGCTCGAACTGAACGTGCCCAACGCACTGGTGGATCTGGGCCGGCGCATCGCGGCCCTGGAGACCTACGCCACCCTCCGGCCGGACTACGCTCCGGGACCGAGCGCCACGGCCCCTCCGCTGCCCGCGGCCGCACCGGCTCAGGAGAAGACCGGGGAAGCGGAAGAGCCGCGCACCCCACCTGCTCTCCCCAAAGAAGTCGAAACTCCGGGCGCCACCGAGGGCCAGTCATGAGGTTCGGAACCACCCGCAGCCAGATCTACGACGCCCAGAAGACCGCTCACGCCAAGTGGGACGCGACAGAGGACGTGTGGAACGATGAGGTCCGGCGCGGCCACGGGGAAACGGTCGTTGAGCCGCTCGACCAGGCCGTGAGCGATGCGCTCCGGGCCATCGACCAACTGGCCACCCTGTTCACCCAGATCCGCCACGAGTGCGAGTTCCCCGGTTAGCCGGTTCCCGTAACCGTTCGCCCCGCAGGTCACCCATGTCCCACAATCTGTTCGACCGCCAGCGGGCCGCGCTCGCCCAACTCACCGATGCGGCCCGAAACCGTGCGGGCGCGGAGGCGGAATTCACCGCCGCGTTCGCTGCTGCTGCTGAAAAGGCCGAACGTGAAGTTGTCCGCGCGCGAAAGGCGCACGCCGCGGCCCTCGCGCAAGAACTCGGCGCGCTCGACGCCGATCACGCCGCCGCCAAAGAGCGGTCGGCGAAGGCGTTCACCGCCGAACAGATCGCGATCGACCGCGCCCGCGACGACCGCCGCAAGCAGACCACTGAACGGTTCAACGCGGCCCAGAAGTCCGCCCGTGAGGGCCACAAGGACAAGCTCTGGAGCCACGATTCCGTCCTCGAGGCCGGTGAGAAGACCGCAAAGGAGCAACTCGAATCCCTCCGGCGGAAGGCGGCAGCCGGCGCCGAACGGGTAACGGCCCTCTGGAACGAAACCGAACCCTTGTTGAAGCGCGGGCGCGTCGCCCGCGCGCAGATCGAGTTCACGGGCGAACTTCCGCCGCCCACCGATGACGATCCCATCAAGCGGATGAACAAGTGGATCGCGGCGGCGGAGCAGGGGGGCGAACGACTGGCGGCACTGGCGTCGCCGGCGTGGGGAAGTCCGGCCCGGTTGCCGGTGCTGGTTGTGCTGTTCGCGGCTGTCGGCGCGGTCGCGTTCGCCCTGGTACCGGACGCGGTCACGGCTGGCGCCATAGCCGGCGCGGTGGGACTCGTGTTTGGCGTCGGCGTGTGGTTCCTGCTCCGCTCGCTCGGTCACCGCAAGACCGTACGCCAGGGTGAAGAAATCGCCCGCAATCTTGCAGAAACGACGCGCGCCGTTCGCCTGCTGGAGGAGTTCGCCACGAGCGAATTTACGGCTCAGATCCAAAAATTGCGCGAGCGGCACGCCCGCAAGCGCCGCGAGACGGACGAGTACTACGTGCCGCTGATCGAGACGCAACAGAAGCAGTACGAAGCGGAAGTGCAGCGGATCGAGTCCGAATCGACCTCGGCTTCCGAGCACCTCCGCAGCAGGCGTGCGGACGAGACGCGTGCCGAAGTTGATCGCTATCAATCGCGAAAGGAAGAGATCGAGGGCCGGCTCGGTGCCGAAGTGCATGCGGCCGAAACGACCTTCACCGAAAAAACGGCCGCCGCAACCGCCGCCCGCGATGCGGCGTGGGCCAGAATGGCGACCGCGTGGACCGACGCCACGGGCGCCGTGGCCGCCACGTTCACCGAACTGCGAGCGGAAAGCGAAGCATCGTTCCCGAACTGGGACGCTCTCACCGCTCAGCGCCCGCTCGCGGCCCGCGTGCCCGA from the Frigoriglobus tundricola genome contains:
- a CDS encoding inositol-3-phosphate synthase, whose translation is MTDTVVMAQRRVGLWIIGACGGVASTTALGLAALARGLTPPTGMVTALPQFAGHDFDEPAGFVLGGHDIRKGNFLTAARELHDRSNVFDERTLTACAGDLETWSANIRPGVVYKPNAAITALADRTDVRQARTPREAVDAIQADLKAFKTAHKLDHLVVVNAASTEPPFEVGDDQQSLERLLPALERPAPAALPTSSVYAFAALDAGFPYVNMTPSRGATLPALEDLARKRGVPHAGQDLKTGETLVKSVLAPLFARRNLRVLSWVGHNILGNRDGQVLNDPDNKASKVKSKDALLAELLGYKPQTLVSIEFIESLDDWKTAWDHIHFEGFLGAKMMLQFTWQGCDSLLAAPLVIDLVRLAALAQRRGESGVMSHLASFFKSPVGATEHDFGKQFLMLEEYLAKR
- a CDS encoding sugar phosphate isomerase/epimerase family protein, which translates into the protein MQLAFSTNAYLNYSFPDTVARLAGIGYRGVEIMADVPHAWPAYLLPEQKQAIRAALAKNHLAISNVNAFMMHAVNDPRQKYWHPSWIEPDVHYRRIRIDHTKRALSLARELGAKCITTEPGGPLEGRPWAECLKLFVEMLKPVVEHAEKEQVLLLVEPEPDLLIETADQYLEFASKISSPYLGLNFDIGHSYCVKDDPADTIRRLAKLIRHVHLEDIAATRVHHHMIPGEGVIDFGAALTALKDVGYDGWVTIELYTCHENPDSAASLARERILKIADGVGVRFAD
- a CDS encoding ComEC/Rec2 family competence protein, encoding MSVAPPDADDALPPPEPAWREFARAPLVPFALAASVGLLADRSIGVPLAAGLITAVVALVGWLSTRATVPQAGSVWLLVCTSAVGAVHHHTHRHTFGDDDIGRFTKDPPTAIRVRGTLAEEPDRFRPPRHDPLLTVQRTATSTGVLEVFAVDGVGSWQPASGRVRLAVEGRLDGLHCGDVVEVSGRLTRPDGPHNPGEWDYRSHLLDRRITADLRVKRSADPVVRLEEGWRASLFGWLAVVRGWGTRALEREVPDEAGLATALLLGDSTALDREEWDAYVRTGVIHVLAISGQHLVVLGWFLWLVFQLCGVRRRHAAWAVALFLLGYALMSGGRASAVRAAVMVCVVCGGIVLRRPVIPANAFAFAWLIVLGVSPTDPFTAGCQLSFLSVFVLIWGCTRWLAPRELTPVEQLIEESRGVPEKVLRAGLRTVWEAFAISTILTVVNAPLVLAAQNVASPVAVLIGPPLVILTSIALVAGFLVLIVSPLGAAAWPFARITEWSLAACEWVVGLGDRLPFGHLYAAAPPMWWLIGFYALVAGVVLFNGTRSRKLLAGLLVWLVFGTVAGLIPRSSDEARITFLAVGHGGCVVIEAPDGRVLLYDAGTTVGPDAVRRIVAPFLWHRGIGRIDEVFLSHADLDHFNGIPELLRRFPIAQVTLTPTFSDKESPGVEAVMAALEKHGIRTRVVVAGERFRAGDVAFEVLHPPRAGPSGTENVRSLVLLVRHEGHTVLLTGDLEGEGQALVTSRPIAPVDVMLAPHHGGKSANAPRGAPEKPEAGVVAAWARPKLVVSSQRAGTPTEHLSASYGAVGATVWDTPTVGAVTIRSHTTGVTAEAFRAGETRVLTRGK
- a CDS encoding RNA polymerase sigma factor, encoding MLTDDQRRRYEAWIVAVSPRAIAYARSLVRDPSRAEDAVQECLYRLLRKAADYDLERDGVRILFKAISNLCINQATREKALLSLDLPTGADDGPLEIADHTALRPELVAQHRELEETVRQALQTLPPLQRAAVELRALGMSKDEIAEALGVSVTNAGVLVHRGRHALAQALRPAIGDKVPEENV
- the aroB gene encoding 3-dehydroquinate synthase; its protein translation is MNSVRVNLGSRSYDIALTSGDSKSVGAFVRAGLPKTTTALVVGDSNTQLHGRVLETALIASGFRTAFAPVPAGEPSKCLEQLSALYDALYGLAADRQTCVVAVGGGVIGDLAGFAAATYNRGLPLVMVPTSLLAMVDSSVGGKTGINHPKGKNLIGAFHQPAGVWIDLALLTTLPEREYLSGLAEVVKYGVILDSDFFSYLEANTRAVRERQPEVLLHVVGRCCRLKADVVEKDEYETTGLRAVLNYGHTFAHGFETLAGYGTLLHGEAVAIGMTCAATLAERLGLVGADFVSRQTDLLVALGLPTAPGHSYPTEELISVMRRDKKAVGGQMRFILPTRLGEVKLFDDVPEPLVRAVLQSH